In the genome of Triticum urartu cultivar G1812 chromosome 5, Tu2.1, whole genome shotgun sequence, one region contains:
- the LOC125508698 gene encoding protein MALE DISCOVERER 2-like isoform X2 — MEVWSIRAAQLLLFFFLLSERHGSCAALGEEGRAMGFREEHPSGWLWNLGEKKVFSAAATPTIESNTLRQLLQARELQESAPSSKAPDQFHESQAPMSLPPSYSQAETNESSSVPHWAIYAVCISGVLGLVVIASVVYLLVSRRKKDNTVNPWATGLSGQLRKAFVTGVPSLGRAELEAACENFSNVIGTVSDSALYKGTLSSGVEIAVASSPVKSAKEWSDRSEEQFRNKISELSKVNHKNFMNLLGYCTCDAPFTRMMVFEYAPCGSLFEHLHVREAEHLDWPTRLRIIMGVTYCLEHMNQLDPPVTPRTLNSSSIYLTEDYAAKFSDTEFWKDDDADASAPTRSAGQDSIVYKFGILLLEVISGRLPFSEDHGLLVLWASSYLDGKRPIGSMADPVLRASSPVPEEDLAALCDVVRLCINREAAKRPSMGEVARLMKGAVRLSPEQTTPRNNPLWWAELEIMSTAST; from the exons ATGGAGGTCTGGAGCATCAGAGCGGCGCAGctcttgctcttcttcttcctcttgtctGAGAGGCATGGGTCTTGTGCCGCCCTCGGTGAAGAAG GGCGAGCCATGGGTTTCAGAGAAGAGCACCCAAGTGGATGGTTATGGAATTTGGGAGAAAAGAAGGTTTTCAGCGCAGCGGCGACGCC AACCATAGAGAGTAACACCCTGAGGCAACTCCTACAGGCAAGGGAGCTTCAAGAATCAGCACCTTCCTCTAAGGCTCCTGATCAGTTTCATGAAAGCCAGGCTCCCATGTCTTTGCCACCATCGTATTCGCAAGCTGAAACCAACGAGTCTTCTTCTGTGCCTCACTGGGCTATCTACGCAGTGTGCATCAGTGGAGTGCTTGGCCTTGTGGTTATAGCCTCTGTTGTGTATCTACTTGTCTCCCGTAGAAAGAAGGATAACACCGTCAATCCATGGGCTACCGGGCTGAGTGGACAGCTAAGGAAAGCCTTTGTGACAG GTGTTCCTTCTTTAGGAAGGGCCGAACTTGAGGCGGCGTGTGAGAATTTCAGCAATGTGATTGGTACTGTATCTGACAGTGCATTGTACAAGGGAACCCTGTCAAGTGGAGTTGAAATAGCTGTTGCCTCCAGTCCAGTTAAGTCTGCCAAAGAATGGTCGGATCGGTCCGAGGAGCAATTTAGGAACAAG ATCTCTGAGTTATCCAAGGTGAACCACAAGAACTTCATGAACCTACTTGGTTACTGCACATGCGACGCTCCGTTCACCAGGATGATGGTGTTTGAGTACGCTCCATGCGGTTCCCTCTTCGAGCATCTGCACG TGAGGGAAGCAGAGCACCTGGACTGGCCTACCCGGCTGCGCATCATCATGGGAGTGACATACTGCCTGGAGCACATGAACCAGCTAGACCCTCCTGTCACCCCAAGAACCCTAAACTCCTCATCCATCTACCTCACCGAGGACTACGCGGCCAAGTTCTCCGACACCGAGTTCTGGAAGGACGACGACGCGGACGCGTCGGCGCCGACGCGATCCGCAGGCCAGGACAGCATCGTCTACAAGTTCGGGATACTGCTGCTCGAGGTGATCTCCGGCCGGCTGCCCTTCTCCGAGGACCACGGCCTGCTCGTCCTCTGGGCCTCCAGCTACCTGGACGGCAAGCGGCCGATCGGCTCGATGGCCGACCCGGTGCTCAGGGCGTCGTCGCCTGTGCCCGAAGAGGACCTGGCGGCGCTGTGTGATGTCGTGAGGCTGTGCATCAACCGCGAGGCGGCGAAGAGGCCGTCCATGGGCGAGGTCGCGAGGCTGATGAAAGGCGCCGTCAGACTGTCGCCGGAGCAGACGACCCCGAGGAATAACCCGCTGTGGTGGGCTGAGCTCGAGATCATGTCCACGGCATCCACCTGA
- the LOC125508698 gene encoding protein MALE DISCOVERER 2-like isoform X1: MEVWSIRAAQLLLFFFLLSERHGSCAALGEEGRAMGFREEHPSGWLWNLGEKKVFSAAATPLVKGKKLSIEIPNELQERIIISEVLTDGRQESCRKCLTKTIESNTLRQLLQARELQESAPSSKAPDQFHESQAPMSLPPSYSQAETNESSSVPHWAIYAVCISGVLGLVVIASVVYLLVSRRKKDNTVNPWATGLSGQLRKAFVTGVPSLGRAELEAACENFSNVIGTVSDSALYKGTLSSGVEIAVASSPVKSAKEWSDRSEEQFRNKISELSKVNHKNFMNLLGYCTCDAPFTRMMVFEYAPCGSLFEHLHVREAEHLDWPTRLRIIMGVTYCLEHMNQLDPPVTPRTLNSSSIYLTEDYAAKFSDTEFWKDDDADASAPTRSAGQDSIVYKFGILLLEVISGRLPFSEDHGLLVLWASSYLDGKRPIGSMADPVLRASSPVPEEDLAALCDVVRLCINREAAKRPSMGEVARLMKGAVRLSPEQTTPRNNPLWWAELEIMSTAST, encoded by the exons ATGGAGGTCTGGAGCATCAGAGCGGCGCAGctcttgctcttcttcttcctcttgtctGAGAGGCATGGGTCTTGTGCCGCCCTCGGTGAAGAAG GGCGAGCCATGGGTTTCAGAGAAGAGCACCCAAGTGGATGGTTATGGAATTTGGGAGAAAAGAAGGTTTTCAGCGCAGCGGCGACGCC CTTAGTCAAGGGAAAAAAACTGTCAATTGAAATTCCTAACGAGTTGCAAGAGCGTATCATTATTTCAGAGGTTCTAACTGATGGAAGGCAAGAATCGTGCAGAAAATGTTTAACAAA AACCATAGAGAGTAACACCCTGAGGCAACTCCTACAGGCAAGGGAGCTTCAAGAATCAGCACCTTCCTCTAAGGCTCCTGATCAGTTTCATGAAAGCCAGGCTCCCATGTCTTTGCCACCATCGTATTCGCAAGCTGAAACCAACGAGTCTTCTTCTGTGCCTCACTGGGCTATCTACGCAGTGTGCATCAGTGGAGTGCTTGGCCTTGTGGTTATAGCCTCTGTTGTGTATCTACTTGTCTCCCGTAGAAAGAAGGATAACACCGTCAATCCATGGGCTACCGGGCTGAGTGGACAGCTAAGGAAAGCCTTTGTGACAG GTGTTCCTTCTTTAGGAAGGGCCGAACTTGAGGCGGCGTGTGAGAATTTCAGCAATGTGATTGGTACTGTATCTGACAGTGCATTGTACAAGGGAACCCTGTCAAGTGGAGTTGAAATAGCTGTTGCCTCCAGTCCAGTTAAGTCTGCCAAAGAATGGTCGGATCGGTCCGAGGAGCAATTTAGGAACAAG ATCTCTGAGTTATCCAAGGTGAACCACAAGAACTTCATGAACCTACTTGGTTACTGCACATGCGACGCTCCGTTCACCAGGATGATGGTGTTTGAGTACGCTCCATGCGGTTCCCTCTTCGAGCATCTGCACG TGAGGGAAGCAGAGCACCTGGACTGGCCTACCCGGCTGCGCATCATCATGGGAGTGACATACTGCCTGGAGCACATGAACCAGCTAGACCCTCCTGTCACCCCAAGAACCCTAAACTCCTCATCCATCTACCTCACCGAGGACTACGCGGCCAAGTTCTCCGACACCGAGTTCTGGAAGGACGACGACGCGGACGCGTCGGCGCCGACGCGATCCGCAGGCCAGGACAGCATCGTCTACAAGTTCGGGATACTGCTGCTCGAGGTGATCTCCGGCCGGCTGCCCTTCTCCGAGGACCACGGCCTGCTCGTCCTCTGGGCCTCCAGCTACCTGGACGGCAAGCGGCCGATCGGCTCGATGGCCGACCCGGTGCTCAGGGCGTCGTCGCCTGTGCCCGAAGAGGACCTGGCGGCGCTGTGTGATGTCGTGAGGCTGTGCATCAACCGCGAGGCGGCGAAGAGGCCGTCCATGGGCGAGGTCGCGAGGCTGATGAAAGGCGCCGTCAGACTGTCGCCGGAGCAGACGACCCCGAGGAATAACCCGCTGTGGTGGGCTGAGCTCGAGATCATGTCCACGGCATCCACCTGA